A section of the Malania oleifera isolate guangnan ecotype guangnan chromosome 2, ASM2987363v1, whole genome shotgun sequence genome encodes:
- the LOC131148147 gene encoding uncharacterized protein LOC131148147, with translation MHPPKFTRGYDQIMVENWVQKMEKLLKVLHYSDKQKVLYATFQLAGEAERWCTAMSLLEEQRADPSGMTRSRFKEIFFERYFQASTYDAKADEFSILTQGTLTVHRYATRYIELSRFVPCLISNECEKAQRFEKGLRKDIRKLVGMLQIQEFPISGG, from the coding sequence ATGCATCCTCCAAAGTTTACTAGAGGATATGACCAAATCATGgttgagaactgggtgcagaagatgGAAAAGTTATTGAAGGTTCTGCACTACAGTGACAAACAAAAAGTTCTCTATGCTACGTTTCAGCTggcaggagaagctgagagatggtgTACGGCTATGAGTctgctggaggagcagagggccgACCCATCAGGGATGACGCGGAGCCgttttaaggagatattcttcgagagatacttccagGCCTCCACCTATGATGCAAAGGCAGACGAGTTCTCGATTCTGACCCAAGGGACCCTGACGGTGCATAGATATGCAaccagatatattgagctatctcgctttgtGCCGTGTTTGATATCGAATGAGTGTGAAAaggctcagaggttcgagaagggtttgaggaaggatattcgcaAGCTGGTGGGAATGCTACAAATTCAGGAGTTCCCTATTTCTGGTGGATAA